From Methanoculleus oceani, a single genomic window includes:
- the mcrG gene encoding coenzyme-B sulfoethylthiotransferase subunit gamma: MAYKPQYGPGTSKVAENRRKQMNPSQKLEKMRDVTDEDIVLILGHRAPGAAYPTAHPPLAEQQEPDCPIRKIVTPTDGAKAGDRVRYIQFADSMFFAPCHPYQRTYLECYRFRGIDPGTLSGRQIIECRERDLEKYSKELVNTELLDAARTGIRGATVHGHSLRLAENGMMFDMLQRSVLGEDGIVRYVKNQIGEPLDRAVPIGKPLDEKWLKAHTTIFHSLGGTPYRDDAEYIEYVQRIHSLRTKYGFMPKE; encoded by the coding sequence ATGGCATACAAGCCCCAGTACGGACCGGGTACATCCAAGGTCGCCGAGAACCGGCGCAAGCAGATGAACCCAAGCCAGAAGCTTGAAAAGATGCGTGATGTGACAGACGAGGACATCGTGCTGATTCTCGGCCACAGGGCGCCGGGAGCCGCCTATCCGACGGCCCACCCGCCGCTCGCCGAGCAGCAGGAGCCCGACTGCCCCATCAGGAAGATTGTAACCCCGACGGACGGTGCAAAGGCCGGCGACCGTGTCCGCTACATCCAGTTTGCGGACTCGATGTTCTTCGCCCCCTGCCACCCCTACCAGAGGACCTACCTCGAGTGCTACCGCTTCCGCGGGATCGACCCCGGTACGCTCTCCGGCCGTCAGATCATTGAGTGTCGCGAGCGCGACCTGGAGAAGTACTCCAAGGAACTCGTCAACACCGAGCTCCTCGACGCGGCCCGCACCGGCATCCGCGGTGCGACCGTGCACGGTCACTCGCTCCGTCTTGCCGAGAACGGCATGATGTTCGACATGCTCCAGAGGAGTGTCCTTGGCGAGGACGGCATCGTCCGCTACGTCAAGAACCAGATCGGCGAGCCCCTCGACCGTGCGGTTCCCATCGGCAAGCCGCTCGACGAGAAGTGGCTCAAGGCCCACACGACGATCTTCCACTCCCTTGGCGGCACCCCCTACCGCGACGACGCCGAGTACATCGAATACGTACAGCGGATCCACTCGCTGCGGACAAAGTACGGATTCATGCCCAAGGAGTGA
- the mcrC gene encoding methyl-coenzyme M reductase I operon protein C, whose protein sequence is MPIGRVTQVVDCRESMGMGKGGGLAQRGTISEARSPDVIVIGMSPGRRHVTKPVCDITSGLRREGAEFSVTTLVLNAGSGVPADSPVAGHVLGAYFGLTEKEIVQIEQHKVAILHHGNVRSHVVQKVRFILEHVNIRAIVVSQVPIDFEDLAKEGVRTAVVMPPPDRVRTKGIVMDIVSGVTRGQTPGREKLATVIRAVMKVLKTQHEGE, encoded by the coding sequence ATGCCTATCGGAAGAGTGACTCAGGTCGTCGATTGCCGCGAGAGCATGGGGATGGGAAAAGGAGGCGGTCTTGCCCAGCGTGGCACCATCTCTGAGGCCAGGTCCCCGGATGTGATCGTTATCGGCATGTCCCCCGGCCGCAGACACGTGACGAAACCGGTCTGCGACATCACCTCCGGTCTCCGGAGGGAGGGGGCGGAGTTCTCCGTGACCACGCTCGTCCTCAACGCAGGGAGCGGGGTGCCGGCAGATTCTCCCGTCGCGGGTCACGTTCTCGGAGCCTATTTCGGGCTGACGGAGAAAGAGATCGTCCAGATCGAGCAGCACAAGGTCGCCATCCTGCATCACGGGAATGTCCGCTCCCATGTGGTGCAGAAGGTTCGGTTTATCCTTGAGCATGTGAATATCAGGGCAATCGTCGTCTCGCAAGTCCCGATCGACTTCGAGGATCTCGCAAAAGAAGGAGTCAGGACTGCGGTGGTCATGCCGCCGCCCGACCGGGTCAGGACGAAAGGCATTGTGATGGATATTGTCAGTGGTGTGACACGGGGTCAGACACCTGGCAGGGAAAAGTTGGCGACGGTCATTCGTGCCGTTATGAAAGTGCTAAAAACCCAACATGAAGGTGAATGA
- the mcrB gene encoding coenzyme-B sulfoethylthiotransferase subunit beta: MAKYKETIDLYDDAGKQLKSGVALEKISPLVNPATRKLIDLTKRTVAVNLGGVQEGLKSGKVAKGQVLGRELNLDIVGNKDAIIAKIKEMVQVEDGDDTNIREFGGGKLILVEVPKVRLEAASTYDAAITSVASAATYAIIDQFNVGMFDAAMVKAALWGSYPHTMDLTGANVTSILSIPQNNEGLGYALRNIPVNHAVMITNKNAMQGAALSSTFEQAGMFEMGNAIGPFERAQLLTYAYQGLNANNLVYDLVKKNGATGTIGTVVQSLVERAIEDKVITPGKKGGYFQFYDTKDPMLWNAYAAAGTMAATMVNCGAGRFAQAVSSTLLYFNDLLEHETGLPGCDYGRVMGVAVGFSFFSHSIYGGGGPGIFNGNHVVTRHAAGVAIPCVVAAAALDAGTQMFSPESTSKVYGDTFGKVDVFNKPIQQIAQGV; this comes from the coding sequence ACCAAGAGGACGGTTGCAGTCAACCTCGGAGGCGTTCAGGAAGGCCTGAAGTCCGGAAAGGTAGCGAAGGGACAGGTCCTCGGGCGTGAGCTCAATCTCGATATCGTCGGGAACAAGGATGCAATCATCGCCAAGATCAAGGAAATGGTCCAGGTCGAGGACGGCGACGACACCAACATCCGTGAGTTCGGCGGCGGCAAACTGATCCTCGTCGAGGTTCCCAAGGTTCGTCTCGAGGCGGCATCCACCTACGATGCAGCAATCACCTCGGTCGCATCCGCGGCAACCTACGCGATCATCGACCAGTTCAACGTCGGCATGTTCGATGCGGCCATGGTCAAGGCTGCACTCTGGGGTTCCTACCCGCACACCATGGACCTGACCGGCGCCAACGTCACGTCCATTCTGTCGATCCCCCAGAACAACGAAGGCCTCGGCTACGCGCTCCGTAACATCCCGGTCAACCACGCCGTGATGATCACGAACAAGAACGCGATGCAGGGAGCCGCACTCTCGTCCACCTTCGAGCAGGCAGGAATGTTTGAGATGGGTAACGCCATCGGACCGTTCGAGCGCGCCCAGTTGCTCACCTACGCCTACCAGGGCCTGAACGCGAACAACCTGGTCTATGACCTCGTCAAGAAGAACGGAGCAACCGGAACCATCGGTACGGTCGTCCAGAGCCTGGTCGAGCGCGCCATCGAGGACAAGGTCATCACCCCCGGCAAGAAGGGTGGATACTTCCAGTTCTACGACACGAAGGACCCCATGCTCTGGAACGCCTACGCCGCTGCGGGAACCATGGCAGCAACCATGGTCAACTGTGGTGCCGGACGGTTCGCCCAGGCGGTCTCCTCGACGCTCCTGTACTTCAACGACCTGCTTGAGCACGAGACCGGCCTGCCCGGCTGTGACTACGGCCGTGTGATGGGTGTAGCCGTCGGGTTCTCGTTCTTCAGCCACTCGATCTACGGTGGTGGCGGCCCCGGTATCTTCAACGGCAACCACGTCGTGACCCGTCACGCCGCCGGTGTGGCTATCCCGTGCGTGGTCGCTGCAGCTGCGCTCGATGCCGGAACCCAGATGTTCTCGCCCGAGAGCACTTCCAAGGTCTACGGCGACACCTTCGGCAAGGTCGACGTCTTCAACAAGCCGATCCAGCAGATCGCACAGGGTGTGTAA
- the mcrD gene encoding methyl-coenzyme M reductase operon protein D — MTEAIYPQVRIVSARFLRPDTVEQLLNRLVQIGGIRRMSLNGQNLPETVPYGPARGQPNPHPDRKIIRVGDQDVQLRVQVGTIILELEDESYIPAIGKAVDEVFADKEFSCTVQKGRYMKTQPTMSDYAKYGPDADKEILGLVDPRRKDGPVIIQGNK, encoded by the coding sequence ATGACTGAAGCCATATACCCTCAGGTTCGAATCGTTTCTGCGCGATTCCTCAGACCCGACACAGTGGAACAACTCCTGAACAGGCTTGTTCAGATAGGCGGGATTCGTCGAATGTCCCTCAACGGACAGAACCTTCCCGAAACCGTTCCGTACGGCCCGGCACGGGGGCAACCCAACCCCCACCCGGACCGTAAAATCATCCGTGTCGGAGACCAGGACGTCCAGCTCCGGGTACAGGTCGGAACAATCATCCTGGAGCTCGAGGACGAGTCGTACATTCCGGCAATCGGGAAAGCAGTCGATGAAGTCTTTGCCGATAAGGAGTTCTCCTGCACCGTCCAGAAGGGGCGGTACATGAAGACCCAGCCGACGATGTCCGACTACGCTAAATACGGGCCTGACGCCGACAAAGAGATTCTCGGGCTTGTCGATCCGAGGAGGAAAGACGGCCCCGTTATCATTCAGGGAAACAAGTAA